The following are encoded in a window of Halorarum salinum genomic DNA:
- a CDS encoding methyl-accepting chemotaxis protein, whose protein sequence is MSGHAIEDGPAGIDDDWFSEPERLVDPYVAGKGGESLDERTRLRHERDFWRGLFDQLVAELPEGVLITDREGSLTHWNDKLGTDLRVPREEAVGERAADVIDPEGKSEPLSDEILRRGEPVAEDDVREVPTTDCIFQVYGIPLRDPDGDVTGAFVVAPDVSEHVDRQRELERLQREVRTEVSGRVDDVVTTVDDVASFAEETEAFAGEQAERMHEVAEEVSNLSAAVEEIAASAAQVETASEHAAERAADGETAAAAADEAMRDVDAAAAEVTGTVETLRDQAEAVDHITAVINTIAERTNLLALNASIEAARAGEAGEGFAVVADEVKSLAEESQEEAEKISDIVARIQARSGETADQLEAMADEVERARERVARVTGALESIVTAAEETVDGTGEIATATDEQAASAEEISAMIGEAVEELEAMERRIEEVAATADEGREHARAVEAEVSSLTE, encoded by the coding sequence ATGAGCGGACACGCGATCGAGGACGGACCCGCCGGGATCGACGACGACTGGTTCTCCGAACCGGAGCGGCTGGTCGACCCGTACGTCGCGGGGAAGGGCGGGGAGTCGCTGGACGAGCGAACGCGGCTCCGCCACGAGCGCGACTTCTGGCGCGGCCTGTTCGACCAGCTCGTCGCGGAACTCCCCGAGGGGGTTCTGATCACGGACCGGGAGGGATCGCTCACGCACTGGAACGACAAGCTGGGGACGGATCTCCGCGTCCCGCGCGAGGAGGCCGTCGGGGAACGGGCCGCCGACGTCATCGATCCCGAGGGGAAGAGCGAACCGCTCTCCGACGAGATCCTCAGGCGGGGCGAACCGGTCGCGGAGGACGACGTCCGGGAGGTGCCGACGACCGACTGCATCTTCCAGGTGTACGGCATCCCGCTTCGCGACCCGGACGGCGACGTGACCGGGGCGTTCGTGGTCGCCCCGGACGTCTCCGAACACGTCGACCGGCAGCGCGAACTCGAGCGCCTCCAGCGGGAGGTCCGCACCGAGGTGAGCGGGCGCGTGGACGACGTCGTGACGACGGTCGACGACGTCGCGTCGTTCGCAGAGGAGACGGAGGCGTTCGCCGGCGAACAGGCCGAGCGGATGCACGAGGTTGCCGAGGAGGTGTCGAACCTGAGCGCGGCGGTCGAGGAGATCGCGGCCAGCGCCGCCCAGGTCGAGACCGCGAGCGAACACGCCGCCGAGCGGGCGGCCGACGGGGAGACCGCGGCGGCGGCCGCGGACGAGGCGATGCGCGACGTCGACGCCGCCGCCGCGGAGGTGACGGGGACCGTCGAGACGCTGCGGGACCAGGCGGAGGCGGTCGACCACATCACGGCCGTCATCAACACGATCGCCGAGCGCACGAACCTGCTGGCGCTCAACGCGAGCATCGAGGCGGCCCGCGCGGGCGAGGCGGGCGAGGGGTTCGCGGTCGTCGCCGACGAGGTGAAGTCGCTCGCCGAGGAGAGCCAGGAGGAGGCCGAGAAGATCAGCGACATCGTCGCGCGCATCCAGGCGCGGAGCGGGGAGACCGCCGACCAACTGGAGGCGATGGCGGACGAGGTCGAACGCGCGCGCGAGCGGGTGGCCCGGGTGACCGGGGCCCTGGAGTCCATCGTCACCGCCGCGGAGGAGACGGTCGACGGGACCGGCGAGATCGCGACGGCGACCGACGAGCAGGCGGCCTCCGCCGAGGAGATCTCGGCGATGATCGGGGAGGCCGTCGAGGAGCTCGAGGCGATGGAGCGCCGCATCGAGGAGGTCGCCGCCACGGCGGACGAGGGCCGGGAGCACGCCCGCGCCGTGGAGGCGGAGGTCTCCTCGCTCACCGAGTAG
- a CDS encoding flippase activity-associated protein Agl23, whose product MLVPFTAADASASAESAAADDRDSARHLHQAVGVAAVTSRADDRTPLASLRDPVRAVPLLALLALVLRLWDLGARAMHFDEARVGYWTLRYLDTGRFAYRPIVHGPFLEIATAPLLDAFGPSEFVVRLLPALLGAALPLAALAFRDALDDAEVVALAGFLALNPLLLYFSRFFRADVPLAAFAFGAFALSYRAYRTAGRSGPRPTGHLLAAGVLLGLALTAKENVLVYLLCVAGAGGVGLAVRLRFEGRDGVRDAVARLRPLLAPAVPALLLAVLVAWFFYVPRGYPPGLDGLSTRPVAVLAAGTVGAWGTFAGSLWTGTHATPYLPFLAHLLGSVALGGAALYGAALLGVAGELRREPPRPLTSAEDPRPPRALVVATAAWGLAAIAGYPVAADIMAPWLAVHALVPLAVPAAVGAVAVLRRGRSWWARGDRLAAGALACVLLLVCAQAGFVAATTSYAEPTPRVNLLAQGAQPGDDFEPLAADVEASAGKGGVLYYGERFRLPNESVADAPPRTDPDWLGYWLRRLPLPWYVERAGADASHARSPEAVPDDPPPVVVSTPGDAAEVAPLLDGYERREYDVLLYGGTVVVFTDPALDDGSEPGGGIGA is encoded by the coding sequence ATGCTCGTACCGTTCACCGCCGCCGACGCGTCCGCGTCGGCCGAGTCGGCCGCGGCCGACGACCGCGACTCGGCAAGACACTTACACCAGGCCGTCGGAGTCGCGGCCGTGACCTCCCGCGCCGACGACCGGACCCCGCTCGCGTCCCTCCGCGACCCCGTGCGCGCGGTCCCCCTCCTCGCGCTCCTCGCGCTCGTCCTCCGCCTGTGGGATCTGGGCGCCCGCGCGATGCACTTCGACGAGGCCCGCGTCGGCTACTGGACGCTCCGCTATCTCGACACCGGCCGGTTCGCCTACAGGCCCATCGTCCACGGGCCGTTCCTCGAGATCGCGACGGCGCCCCTCCTCGACGCGTTTGGCCCGAGCGAGTTCGTCGTCCGCCTGCTCCCCGCGCTGCTGGGCGCCGCGCTCCCGCTCGCCGCGCTCGCGTTCCGCGACGCGCTTGACGACGCGGAGGTGGTCGCGCTCGCGGGCTTTCTCGCGCTGAACCCCCTACTCCTGTACTTCTCGCGGTTCTTCCGCGCGGACGTCCCCCTCGCGGCCTTCGCGTTCGGGGCGTTCGCGCTGTCGTACCGCGCGTACCGGACGGCCGGCCGCTCCGGCCCGCGGCCGACCGGCCACCTCCTCGCGGCCGGCGTCCTCCTCGGCCTCGCGCTGACGGCGAAGGAGAACGTCCTCGTCTACCTGCTCTGTGTCGCCGGCGCGGGGGGCGTCGGACTCGCCGTTCGCCTGCGGTTCGAGGGGCGAGACGGGGTCCGCGACGCGGTCGCTCGGCTCCGCCCGCTCCTCGCTCCGGCGGTCCCCGCGCTCCTGCTCGCCGTCCTCGTCGCCTGGTTCTTCTACGTTCCCCGGGGGTACCCGCCCGGACTGGACGGCCTGTCGACACGGCCGGTCGCGGTTCTCGCCGCGGGCACGGTCGGCGCGTGGGGGACGTTCGCGGGCAGCCTCTGGACCGGGACGCACGCCACCCCGTACCTCCCGTTCCTCGCGCACCTGCTCGGCAGCGTCGCGCTCGGCGGGGCGGCGCTGTACGGCGCGGCGCTGCTCGGCGTCGCCGGGGAACTCCGCCGGGAACCGCCGCGCCCGCTCACCTCGGCGGAGGACCCCAGGCCCCCTCGGGCACTCGTCGTCGCGACGGCCGCCTGGGGGCTCGCCGCGATCGCGGGCTACCCCGTCGCGGCCGACATCATGGCGCCCTGGCTCGCGGTCCACGCGCTCGTCCCGCTCGCGGTGCCGGCGGCAGTCGGCGCGGTCGCGGTCCTCCGGCGGGGCCGCAGTTGGTGGGCGAGGGGCGACCGACTCGCCGCGGGCGCGCTCGCCTGCGTGCTCCTGCTCGTGTGCGCGCAGGCGGGGTTCGTCGCGGCGACGACGTCCTACGCGGAGCCGACGCCGCGCGTGAACCTCCTCGCTCAGGGCGCACAGCCGGGCGACGACTTCGAGCCGCTGGCGGCCGACGTCGAGGCGTCGGCCGGGAAGGGTGGGGTGCTCTACTACGGCGAGCGCTTCCGGTTGCCGAACGAGTCCGTGGCGGACGCGCCCCCGCGCACGGACCCGGACTGGCTCGGCTACTGGCTCCGCCGGCTCCCGCTCCCCTGGTACGTCGAGCGCGCCGGTGCGGACGCCTCGCACGCGCGCTCGCCCGAGGCCGTCCCGGACGACCCGCCGCCGGTCGTGGTCTCGACGCCGGGGGACGCCGCCGAGGTCGCGCCGCTGCTCGACGGGTACGAGCGGCGCGAGTACGACGTCCTGCTGTACGGGGGGACCGTCGTCGTCTTCACGGATCCGGCCCTCGACGACGGATCAGAGCCGGGCGGCGGGATCGGCGCGTGA
- a CDS encoding sodium:solute symporter family protein, producing the protein MVSTANLVILGITGTYLLAVLGVGQYASRTTTASREDFLMADRSFNTVVLLAALFATNMTAVVMIGAPGLAYRTGAGAYGFFVSLFAFLFPVFVMTIGYRIWLVGKRFGHITPGQIVNHRWNADYLGLLLMVLFTVWTVPYVLVGVQGAGITLEAITEGLVPYWLGALVTLAVVGFYVYQGGMRGTGWTNTFQGAVFIVFLLAVFLWVPLELGGFDEATAAVAQINDGVFLDRAGIPPYAPRTWFSQALIVAFGAFVYPHLFIRYMTANSVKTLKNTSVLYPVAVILTWVPAVLLGFWGLAQFPDIANPDFILPTVVAELLPVWAIGFALAGILAALMSSLDGQVLTLSTMFSEDVVHEFFEADEATEIWYSRVFLVAIFAAAYAGALLTKDSIVDTATFAFSGYALMFFPIVAAFYWKRSTKTTAYAGLVWGFVLIWAFDLGLLPEGLTFGFLPFVPILVSQLLVMIVATYATSVPDEAPVEEYEALFEDVW; encoded by the coding sequence ATGGTCTCGACCGCGAACCTCGTCATCCTCGGCATCACCGGGACGTACCTCCTGGCCGTCCTCGGCGTCGGACAGTACGCCTCCCGGACGACGACCGCCAGCAGGGAGGACTTCCTGATGGCCGACCGGTCGTTCAACACGGTCGTGCTGCTCGCGGCGCTGTTCGCGACGAACATGACCGCCGTCGTCATGATCGGGGCGCCGGGGCTCGCCTATCGCACGGGAGCGGGCGCGTACGGCTTCTTCGTCTCGCTGTTCGCGTTCCTCTTCCCGGTGTTCGTCATGACGATCGGCTACCGGATCTGGCTGGTCGGGAAGCGGTTCGGCCACATCACGCCCGGACAGATCGTCAACCACCGCTGGAACGCCGACTACCTCGGCCTCCTGCTGATGGTCCTGTTCACGGTCTGGACGGTCCCCTACGTCCTCGTCGGCGTGCAGGGGGCGGGCATCACCCTCGAGGCGATCACCGAGGGGCTCGTCCCGTACTGGCTCGGCGCGCTCGTCACCCTCGCCGTGGTCGGGTTCTACGTCTATCAGGGCGGGATGCGCGGCACCGGGTGGACGAACACGTTCCAGGGCGCGGTGTTCATCGTGTTCCTGCTCGCCGTCTTCCTCTGGGTGCCGCTGGAACTGGGCGGCTTCGACGAGGCGACGGCGGCGGTCGCACAGATCAACGACGGGGTGTTCCTCGACCGCGCGGGCATCCCGCCGTACGCGCCCCGGACGTGGTTCTCCCAGGCGCTCATCGTCGCGTTCGGCGCGTTCGTCTACCCGCACCTGTTCATCCGGTACATGACCGCGAACTCCGTCAAGACGCTGAAGAACACCTCCGTCCTTTACCCGGTCGCGGTCATCCTGACGTGGGTGCCGGCGGTGCTGCTCGGCTTCTGGGGGCTCGCGCAGTTCCCCGACATCGCGAACCCGGACTTCATCCTCCCCACCGTGGTCGCCGAACTGCTCCCGGTCTGGGCGATCGGCTTCGCGCTGGCCGGCATCCTGGCCGCGCTGATGTCGAGCCTCGACGGACAGGTGCTCACGCTCAGCACGATGTTCTCCGAGGACGTCGTCCACGAGTTCTTCGAGGCCGACGAGGCCACCGAGATCTGGTACTCCCGGGTGTTCCTCGTCGCCATCTTCGCGGCCGCCTACGCCGGCGCGCTCCTGACGAAGGACTCCATCGTCGACACGGCGACGTTCGCGTTCTCCGGCTACGCGCTGATGTTCTTCCCCATCGTCGCGGCGTTCTACTGGAAGCGGTCGACCAAGACGACCGCGTACGCGGGCCTCGTCTGGGGGTTCGTACTCATCTGGGCGTTCGACCTCGGCCTGCTCCCGGAGGGGCTGACGTTCGGGTTCCTCCCGTTCGTCCCGATCCTCGTGAGCCAGTTGCTCGTGATGATCGTCGCCACCTACGCGACGTCGGTCCCGGACGAGGCGCCCGTCGAGGAGTACGAGGCGCTCTTCGAGGACGTCTGGTAG
- a CDS encoding ATP-binding protein: protein MSDPAVDVVELLVTARRYTDDRALDADDLPPRYRRVFWSDAPDDEGGPGGVERPLHVTEPNATTATGVERPWEAISDLLFTQRTDFSGELELTQPDMATEWLLDRVDDERLLANPVLAKVAEESGAEFGVGHEEARDENRPIRADRVWIDALLDEYFGDDDDEDGDDMLDLVTVKAPEEIEMTLQDLVLTEDQEGEIHKLMKAIEHREYLAQIGLREIGKLLFVGPPGTGKTTAARALAHELGLPFVEVKLSMVTSQYLGETAKNVEKTFEVAKRLAPCILFIDEFDSVAKTRRSDEHAALKRAVNTLLKSIDDISLVRDEVLLISATNHPDQLDAAAWRRFDEIVNFPKPDRQMRSDILEIITRRMEIAEFDPQEAAERTEGLTGSDLRMVLREAVLEALTDERMSITQEDIMNAVEDFEERDNLKNMDMIEGEGAEVPEVAGDGGESSGGGSHDHHDGHDHSHDD from the coding sequence ATGAGTGACCCGGCAGTCGACGTGGTCGAACTCCTCGTCACCGCGCGCCGATACACCGACGACCGCGCGCTCGACGCGGACGACCTCCCGCCGCGATACCGCCGCGTCTTCTGGAGCGACGCCCCGGACGACGAGGGCGGCCCCGGCGGCGTCGAGCGACCGCTCCACGTCACCGAACCGAACGCGACGACCGCGACCGGCGTCGAGCGACCCTGGGAGGCGATCTCGGACCTCCTGTTCACCCAGCGGACCGACTTCTCCGGCGAGCTGGAGCTGACCCAGCCCGACATGGCGACTGAGTGGCTGCTCGACCGCGTCGACGACGAACGGCTCCTCGCGAACCCGGTGCTCGCGAAGGTCGCCGAGGAGTCAGGCGCCGAGTTCGGCGTCGGCCACGAGGAGGCGCGCGACGAGAACCGTCCCATCCGCGCGGACCGCGTCTGGATCGACGCGCTGCTCGACGAGTACTTCGGCGACGACGACGACGAGGACGGGGACGACATGCTCGATCTCGTCACGGTGAAGGCGCCCGAGGAGATCGAGATGACCCTCCAGGACCTCGTGCTCACCGAGGACCAGGAGGGCGAGATTCACAAGCTGATGAAGGCCATCGAGCACCGCGAGTACCTCGCGCAGATCGGCCTCCGCGAGATCGGCAAGCTCCTGTTCGTCGGCCCGCCCGGCACCGGCAAGACGACCGCCGCCCGGGCGCTCGCACACGAACTCGGCCTCCCGTTCGTCGAGGTGAAGCTCTCGATGGTGACGAGCCAGTACCTCGGCGAGACGGCCAAGAACGTCGAGAAGACGTTCGAGGTCGCCAAGCGACTCGCGCCCTGTATCCTCTTCATCGACGAGTTCGACTCGGTGGCGAAGACCCGCCGGAGCGACGAGCACGCGGCGCTCAAGCGCGCGGTCAACACCCTGCTGAAGTCGATCGACGACATCTCGCTGGTCCGCGACGAGGTGCTGCTCATCTCCGCGACGAACCACCCCGACCAGCTCGACGCAGCCGCCTGGCGGCGCTTCGACGAGATCGTCAACTTTCCGAAACCGGACCGGCAGATGCGCTCGGACATCCTCGAGATCATCACGCGCCGGATGGAGATCGCGGAGTTCGACCCGCAGGAGGCCGCCGAGCGGACGGAGGGCCTGACGGGGTCGGACCTCCGGATGGTGCTGCGGGAGGCCGTGCTCGAGGCCCTGACCGACGAGCGCATGTCCATCACCCAGGAGGACATCATGAACGCGGTCGAGGACTTCGAGGAGCGCGACAACCTCAAGAACATGGACATGATCGAGGGGGAGGGCGCCGAGGTCCCGGAAGTCGCCGGCGACGGCGGGGAGTCGTCCGGCGGCGGATCACACGACCACCACGACGGTCACGACCACTCGCACGACGACTGA
- a CDS encoding (2,3-dihydroxybenzoyl)adenylate synthase, translated as MGANRDPASLEGYRPFPEERTAAYRDEGYWRDTTFHGLVDDRAATTPDATAVVGPDRELTYAELASNSRSLADALRARGVAPNERVLFQLPNCVEFLEAFFACSRLGAIPVMALPRHREAEVRHLLDLFDATAYVTAGDRYDMGFDFVGLVDDLTGEFAHLETHVAVTESGDGLPDGWLDFATLREEPTEGGVDGVDVAPTDPGVMLLSGGTTGMPKGIPRTHNDYLFQWEHMAAAAGVEDDWVAFPSVPIGHNASLNCIVGAAFWAGATVAVEPVLKPGALLELIERVGGTYSLPIPTQLIDLLEHPDVDEYDLSSLEVLVSGGQKVPPRVVRECVDRWDVGFCNIFGMAEGPLVCSRPDDDVEVQAETVGRPIADAAEVRVVDMDREAEVPDGTTGELSVRGPGYFTGYFRNEEENEENFDDDGWFYTEDVLARREDGNYQVFGRIKDTIIRGGENIYAPGVEDVVAEHPSVANVAVVAMPDDRLGERPCAFVELAEGVESLTLDELTEFLAERGMAVFKRPERLEVRSQLPRTGVGKLDKKLLEERIAEETDAESGPV; from the coding sequence ATGGGCGCTAACCGTGACCCCGCCTCCCTCGAGGGATACCGACCGTTCCCGGAGGAACGAACCGCCGCCTACAGAGACGAGGGGTACTGGCGCGACACGACGTTCCACGGCCTCGTCGACGATCGGGCGGCGACCACCCCGGACGCGACGGCGGTCGTGGGCCCCGACCGGGAGCTCACCTACGCCGAACTCGCATCGAACTCGCGGTCGCTCGCCGACGCGCTCCGCGCGCGGGGGGTCGCCCCGAACGAGCGCGTCCTCTTCCAGCTTCCGAACTGCGTCGAGTTCCTCGAGGCGTTCTTCGCGTGCTCCCGTCTCGGCGCCATCCCGGTCATGGCGCTCCCGCGACACCGGGAGGCCGAGGTCCGCCACCTGCTCGATCTCTTCGATGCGACCGCGTACGTCACCGCCGGGGACCGGTACGACATGGGGTTCGACTTCGTGGGGCTGGTCGACGACCTGACCGGGGAGTTCGCCCACCTCGAGACGCACGTCGCCGTGACCGAGTCCGGCGACGGGTTGCCGGACGGCTGGCTCGACTTCGCGACCCTCCGCGAGGAGCCGACCGAGGGCGGCGTCGACGGGGTGGACGTGGCTCCGACCGACCCGGGCGTCATGCTCCTGTCCGGGGGGACGACTGGCATGCCGAAGGGCATCCCTCGGACCCACAACGACTACCTCTTCCAGTGGGAGCACATGGCCGCGGCGGCCGGCGTCGAGGACGACTGGGTCGCGTTCCCCAGCGTCCCCATCGGCCACAACGCGTCGCTGAACTGCATCGTCGGCGCGGCGTTCTGGGCCGGCGCGACGGTCGCGGTCGAACCGGTCCTGAAACCGGGGGCGCTGCTGGAACTGATCGAACGCGTGGGCGGCACGTACTCGCTCCCGATCCCGACCCAGCTCATCGACCTGCTCGAGCACCCGGACGTGGACGAGTACGACCTCTCGAGCCTCGAGGTGCTCGTGAGCGGCGGGCAGAAGGTCCCGCCCCGGGTGGTCAGGGAGTGCGTCGACCGCTGGGACGTCGGCTTCTGCAACATCTTCGGCATGGCCGAGGGGCCGCTCGTCTGCTCGCGCCCGGACGACGACGTGGAGGTCCAGGCGGAGACGGTCGGCCGCCCCATCGCGGACGCCGCCGAGGTGCGGGTCGTCGACATGGACCGGGAGGCCGAGGTTCCCGACGGCACGACAGGCGAACTCTCGGTCAGGGGTCCCGGCTACTTCACGGGGTACTTCCGGAACGAGGAGGAGAACGAGGAGAACTTCGACGACGACGGCTGGTTCTACACGGAGGACGTGCTCGCGCGCCGGGAGGACGGGAACTACCAGGTGTTCGGCCGCATCAAGGACACGATCATCCGCGGCGGGGAGAACATCTACGCCCCCGGCGTCGAGGACGTGGTCGCAGAACACCCGAGCGTCGCGAACGTCGCCGTCGTCGCGATGCCCGACGACCGGCTCGGCGAGCGCCCGTGCGCGTTCGTCGAACTCGCCGAGGGGGTCGAGTCGCTCACGCTCGACGAGCTCACGGAGTTCCTCGCGGAGCGCGGCATGGCCGTGTTCAAACGGCCAGAGCGGCTGGAGGTCAGGTCGCAGCTCCCGCGAACCGGCGTCGGGAAGCTCGACAAGAAGCTGCTCGAGGAACGTATCGCCGAGGAGACCGACGCCGAGTCCGGGCCCGTGTAG
- a CDS encoding oxidoreductase, producing MDVATIGGGPGGLYASLLLKRTHPDWTVTVHERNPPDVTYGWGIVLPKRTLSKLAEADGPSHDAIDGTATRWEPFDLYYGGERYRSHGHTFLSMMRTDLLALLQERCAEVGVELVFDHAVEDPDALAADADLVIAADGIHSGTREAFADEFGAETIDGETRFSWFGTDADFEALSHIFVENDDGIWCAHTYPGETSTFIVDCDRETWTNARLDERPEEEYLAYLEDVFADHLDGHDLLSQQDKWRTFTTVTNDRWHHGNVVLLGDAAHTAHYSIGSGTTIALEDAIGLADALDGFDGDVESALSAYESERRPASRSLQRAAERSRLHFEHIRRFFDLPGVQFALHHMTRTGRISYASMRRRDPDLVDQFDRWFAAATPGGPDEPASVSEPSPPLTRPLDLRGLRLRRRTVSVAGPTTSSVEGAPSDPQLAAFGERAASDAGLAITEPLAVSRDGRITPGSPGLYEDAHADAWRDAVDAARAPTGTQLVHAGDRGAVQPRAFALEGPTRRNESWAPRIDDRYPNRPGTFSPGAMTREDLARVKRSFVDATERADDAGFDYLQLQFGNGYLPGSFLSPVTNDRADEYGGPVADRLRFPLEIAREVRAAWPESKPLGVALQATDWADGGLTLEESFEVGRALVDAGVDLLAPVAGGVSPHESPDDVEGLANYGDHLRNELDVPTMATVGATTADEVNTLVATGRADLCTYYGEPGADR from the coding sequence ATGGACGTAGCCACGATCGGCGGGGGGCCGGGGGGGCTCTACGCCAGCCTCCTGCTGAAGCGGACCCACCCCGACTGGACCGTCACCGTCCACGAGCGGAACCCGCCGGACGTCACCTACGGGTGGGGGATCGTCCTCCCGAAGCGGACGCTCTCGAAGCTCGCCGAGGCGGACGGCCCCTCCCACGACGCGATCGACGGGACCGCGACCCGCTGGGAGCCGTTCGACCTCTACTACGGCGGCGAACGCTACCGCTCCCACGGGCACACGTTCCTGAGCATGATGCGGACCGACCTGCTGGCGCTCCTGCAGGAGCGCTGTGCCGAGGTCGGGGTCGAACTCGTCTTCGACCACGCCGTCGAGGACCCGGACGCGCTGGCCGCGGACGCCGACCTCGTGATCGCCGCCGACGGCATCCACAGCGGGACCCGCGAGGCGTTCGCCGACGAGTTCGGCGCCGAGACGATCGACGGCGAGACGCGGTTCTCCTGGTTCGGGACGGACGCCGACTTCGAGGCGCTGAGCCACATCTTCGTCGAGAACGACGACGGGATCTGGTGTGCCCACACGTACCCGGGCGAGACGAGCACGTTCATCGTCGACTGCGACCGGGAGACCTGGACGAACGCCCGACTCGACGAACGGCCGGAGGAGGAGTACCTCGCGTACCTCGAGGACGTCTTCGCCGACCACCTGGACGGGCACGACCTGCTCTCACAGCAGGACAAGTGGCGGACGTTCACCACGGTCACGAACGACCGCTGGCACCACGGGAACGTCGTCCTGCTCGGCGACGCCGCCCACACGGCACACTACTCCATCGGCTCGGGGACGACGATCGCCCTCGAGGACGCCATCGGCCTCGCGGACGCCCTCGACGGGTTCGACGGCGACGTCGAGTCGGCGCTCTCCGCGTACGAGTCCGAACGCCGACCGGCCTCGCGGTCGCTCCAGCGGGCGGCCGAGCGGAGCAGGTTGCACTTCGAGCACATCCGTCGGTTCTTCGACCTCCCCGGCGTCCAGTTCGCGCTCCACCACATGACCCGGACCGGCCGGATCTCGTACGCCAGCATGCGGCGGCGCGACCCCGACCTCGTCGACCAGTTCGACCGCTGGTTCGCCGCGGCCACCCCCGGCGGCCCGGACGAGCCGGCGTCGGTTTCGGAGCCGTCGCCGCCGCTCACGCGGCCGCTCGACCTCCGGGGGCTCCGCCTGCGGCGGCGGACGGTCAGCGTCGCCGGGCCCACGACCTCGTCCGTCGAGGGGGCGCCCTCCGATCCCCAGCTGGCCGCGTTCGGCGAGCGGGCCGCGAGCGACGCCGGGCTCGCGATCACCGAGCCGCTCGCGGTGTCACGGGACGGCCGCATCACCCCCGGAAGCCCCGGGCTCTACGAGGACGCCCACGCGGACGCCTGGCGCGACGCCGTGGACGCGGCGCGGGCGCCGACCGGAACCCAGCTCGTCCACGCGGGCGACCGCGGCGCGGTCCAGCCGCGGGCGTTCGCGCTCGAGGGGCCGACCCGGCGGAACGAGTCGTGGGCGCCGCGGATCGACGACCGGTACCCGAACCGTCCCGGGACGTTCTCGCCGGGAGCGATGACGCGGGAGGACCTCGCACGCGTGAAGCGGTCGTTCGTCGACGCGACCGAGCGGGCGGACGACGCCGGGTTCGACTACCTCCAGCTCCAGTTCGGGAACGGCTACCTCCCCGGGTCGTTCCTCTCCCCGGTGACGAACGACAGGGCCGACGAGTACGGCGGCCCCGTCGCCGATCGCCTCCGGTTCCCGCTGGAGATAGCGCGCGAGGTTCGGGCGGCCTGGCCCGAGTCGAAACCGCTCGGCGTCGCGCTGCAGGCCACCGACTGGGCCGACGGCGGCCTCACGCTCGAGGAGTCCTTCGAGGTCGGGCGGGCACTCGTCGACGCGGGGGTCGACCTGCTCGCGCCGGTCGCCGGCGGGGTCTCCCCCCACGAGTCGCCCGACGACGTCGAGGGGCTCGCCAACTACGGCGACCACCTCCGGAACGAGCTCGACGTCCCGACGATGGCGACCGTCGGGGCCACGACCGCCGACGAGGTGAACACGCTCGTGGCGACCGGGCGCGCGGACCTCTGTACGTACTACGGCGAACCCGGAGCCGACCGGTAA
- a CDS encoding lipid II:glycine glycyltransferase FemX: protein MEGPPYEVVRMADDDSDEWNRLVGEASQATPFHRYESLELFADSSDMRPHPLVGYKGREAVGLFPLFERSYPFVSTAFSPPPNLKVPYLGPVLVDHDHLSRRNVERRQNRFVRSCLDHVRSTIGPKYVHIRTTFGYRDPRPFGWAGFDFSPRFTYVVDLTPGRERLFDRFSGDARSNVRDCEDAGCVVELGGVEGIRRTVEQVRERYEEQGRSYPLDSSFLEALYERLPAGVVRPYVCTLGGEFVGGNVILASGDSAYAWVGAATPDVRVGVNDALHWRAMRDGIERGESYYDLAGANKRRMSSYKSKFAPDLVPYYVVRRRTPYMRVAEEIYARVV from the coding sequence ATGGAGGGACCGCCGTACGAAGTCGTCCGGATGGCCGACGACGACAGCGACGAGTGGAACCGCCTCGTCGGGGAGGCCTCGCAGGCGACGCCGTTTCACCGGTACGAGTCCCTGGAACTGTTTGCCGACTCCAGCGACATGCGTCCGCACCCGCTCGTCGGCTACAAGGGGCGGGAAGCCGTCGGGTTGTTCCCCCTCTTCGAGCGCTCCTATCCGTTCGTCTCGACCGCGTTCTCGCCGCCCCCGAACCTGAAGGTGCCCTACCTCGGACCGGTGCTCGTCGACCACGACCACCTGTCACGGCGGAACGTGGAACGGCGCCAGAACCGGTTCGTTCGGTCGTGTCTCGATCACGTCCGCTCGACGATCGGCCCGAAGTACGTGCACATCCGGACGACGTTCGGCTACCGGGACCCCCGCCCCTTCGGCTGGGCGGGGTTCGACTTCAGCCCTCGTTTCACCTACGTCGTGGACCTGACGCCCGGACGGGAGCGCCTGTTCGACCGGTTCAGCGGGGACGCCCGCTCGAACGTCCGGGACTGCGAGGACGCCGGCTGCGTCGTCGAACTGGGCGGGGTCGAGGGCATTCGACGAACCGTCGAGCAGGTGCGTGAACGCTACGAGGAACAGGGTCGGTCGTACCCCCTCGATTCGTCGTTCCTCGAGGCGCTGTACGAGCGGTTACCGGCCGGCGTCGTCCGACCGTACGTCTGCACGCTGGGCGGCGAGTTCGTCGGCGGCAACGTCATCCTGGCCTCGGGGGACTCGGCGTACGCCTGGGTCGGCGCTGCGACGCCGGACGTTCGGGTGGGGGTCAACGACGCGCTTCACTGGCGGGCGATGAGGGACGGCATCGAGCGAGGGGAGTCGTACTACGACCTGGCGGGGGCCAACAAGCGACGCATGTCGTCGTACAAATCGAAGTTCGCCCCCGACCTCGTGCCGTACTACGTCGTCCGGCGACGAACGCCGTACATGAGGGTGGCCGAGGAGATCTACGCTCGCGTCGTCTGA